From Halotia branconii CENA392, the proteins below share one genomic window:
- the kdpA gene encoding potassium-transporting ATPase subunit KdpA produces MAQGFLQIGLTLCIVIAITPILGRYMARVFLEERTLLDPLMNPIERSLFVLAGVHRKDDMTGWQYVRAILYSNLLMGILVYLLIYFQRLLPWNPNGFGAPTWDTLLHTVVSFVTNTDQQHYTGETTLSYFSQVAALGFLMFTSAATGLAVGIAFIRGLTSNKLGNFYVDLTRAITRILLPISVIGAIALVLLGVPQTLSETLVVETLEGGTQYIARGPVASFEMIKMLGENGGGFFGVNSAHPFENPNGASNLIEMIAMISIPAAMIYTYGIFAKNIKQAWLLFWMVFVVFVILVWVAAGGEQQGNPLVNPIFGSEQPNLEGKEVRFGWAQTALWAVMTTATMCGAVNGMHDSLMPSGTFSTLSNLFIQMIWGGQGTGTAYLFIYLILTVFLTGLMVGRTPEFLGRKIQKREILLASVVLLIHPIVILIPSAIALAYPVSLSGITNPGFHGISQVVYEYASAGANNGSGLEGLANNTLWWNLSSCFSILVGRYIPIIAILLLADSISGKPTILEIPSTLKTDSLLFTTITAGVVLILGMLTFFPVLALGPIAEGFKLASGS; encoded by the coding sequence ATGGCACAAGGTTTTTTACAAATTGGCTTGACTCTATGTATCGTGATCGCAATCACTCCTATTTTAGGGAGATACATGGCGCGTGTTTTCCTGGAAGAAAGGACGCTCCTTGATCCTTTGATGAATCCTATAGAACGGAGCTTGTTCGTCCTTGCAGGTGTCCATAGGAAAGATGACATGACGGGTTGGCAGTATGTACGGGCAATACTGTACAGCAACCTGTTAATGGGTATTTTAGTATATTTACTGATCTATTTTCAGAGATTATTACCTTGGAATCCCAACGGCTTTGGTGCGCCTACCTGGGATACACTATTACATACCGTAGTTTCATTTGTGACAAACACTGACCAGCAACACTACACAGGCGAGACAACTTTAAGTTATTTTAGCCAAGTAGCCGCTTTAGGTTTTTTGATGTTCACTTCAGCTGCAACTGGTTTAGCTGTGGGAATTGCCTTTATTCGAGGATTAACAAGTAACAAACTGGGTAATTTTTACGTTGATCTCACTCGTGCCATCACTAGAATCTTACTACCGATTTCTGTAATTGGCGCGATCGCCTTAGTTTTATTAGGTGTACCACAAACCTTAAGCGAAACCTTGGTTGTGGAAACCTTAGAGGGAGGAACACAATATATTGCTAGAGGCCCAGTGGCATCCTTTGAGATGATCAAAATGTTGGGTGAAAACGGTGGTGGTTTTTTTGGTGTTAACTCTGCACATCCCTTTGAAAATCCCAATGGTGCTTCTAACTTAATAGAAATGATAGCCATGATTTCTATCCCAGCAGCCATGATTTATACCTACGGTATATTCGCCAAAAACATCAAACAAGCTTGGTTGCTTTTCTGGATGGTGTTTGTGGTTTTTGTCATTCTGGTTTGGGTTGCAGCTGGTGGAGAACAACAAGGAAATCCCTTAGTCAATCCCATATTCGGATCAGAACAACCCAACTTAGAAGGCAAAGAAGTGAGATTTGGCTGGGCGCAAACAGCACTCTGGGCAGTTATGACTACCGCTACTATGTGCGGTGCTGTCAACGGGATGCATGACTCTTTAATGCCATCAGGAACATTTTCCACTTTATCTAACTTGTTTATCCAGATGATTTGGGGAGGTCAAGGAACTGGGACAGCTTACCTATTCATCTATCTAATTCTCACTGTATTTCTTACAGGGTTGATGGTGGGACGCACCCCAGAATTTTTAGGGCGCAAAATTCAAAAGCGAGAAATCCTCCTCGCTAGCGTGGTGCTGCTGATTCACCCCATTGTGATTTTAATTCCCAGTGCGATCGCCTTAGCTTATCCTGTCTCTTTATCTGGAATTACTAATCCTGGCTTTCACGGTATTTCTCAAGTAGTTTATGAGTATGCTTCAGCAGGAGCAAATAATGGTTCTGGCTTAGAGGGATTAGCGAATAATACCCTTTGGTGGAATCTCAGTAGCTGTTTTAGTATTTTGGTAGGACGCTATATCCCCATTATTGCCATCCTACTCTTGGCAGATAGTATATCTGGCAAACCAACAATTTTAGAAATTCCTAGTACTTTAAAAACCGATTCTTTGCTGTTTACTACTATTACAGCTGGAGTCGTTCTCATTTTAGGGATGTTGACCTTCTTTCCCGTTTTAGCTTTAGGCCCAATCGCCGAAGGTTTTAAACTCGCCTCTGGCAGCTAA
- the kdpB gene encoding potassium-transporting ATPase subunit KdpB has product MNPVASTSKARLRSRPGDRRQSRKKAKINTKGIYLRAIRDAFIKLNPKNAIKNPVMFLVWLGTLITLSVTIYPNLFGLTQQKNPQLFNGLLTGILFFTVWFANFAEALAEARGKAQANALRSIKSETIAKKLASDGTITEVSSTNLQQGDNIYVVAGDIIPADGEVIMGVASVDESAITGESAPVLKESGSDIASSVTGGTRIISDELIIRITADPGKGFIDRMIALLEGKKRRKTPNEIALTVLLAVLSLVFLFVVATLPVFAYYVKSPISVPILIALLVALIPTTISGLLSAIGIAGMDRVAQFNVIATSGRAVEACGDVNTLILDKTGTITLGNRLAEDFIPINNHSIEEVAYIALAASVFDDTPEGKSIVRLAQRLGARFDFDPNQSEGVAFSSKTRMSGTNLYGGREARKGAVGAIKDFVRSRNGDDTPELDAAYEQVSRQGGTPLAVCLDSEIYGVIYLKDVVKPGIRERFDQLRRMGVHTVMLTGDNRITAAVIANEAGVDEFIAEATPEDKISVIQEEQAKGKLVAMTGDGTNDAPALVQANVSLVMNTGTQAAKEAANMVDLDSDPTKLIDIVSIGKQLLITRGALTTFSITNDIAKYFAIIPVIFTAVNLQSLNIMNLTSANSGVLSALIYNALIIPVLIPLALKGVQIKPLKANQLLQRNILIYGLGGAIAPFIAIKLIDMLITAVGLA; this is encoded by the coding sequence ATGAATCCCGTTGCATCTACCTCTAAAGCTAGACTCCGTTCTCGTCCTGGCGATCGCCGCCAATCACGCAAAAAAGCTAAGATTAATACTAAAGGCATCTACCTCAGAGCTATTAGGGATGCTTTTATTAAACTCAATCCCAAGAATGCCATCAAAAATCCGGTGATGTTTTTGGTTTGGCTAGGAACACTCATTACCTTATCAGTAACGATTTATCCCAACTTATTTGGCCTAACCCAACAGAAAAACCCGCAACTTTTTAACGGCTTATTAACGGGGATTTTATTCTTTACTGTTTGGTTTGCTAATTTTGCCGAAGCTTTAGCGGAAGCGCGAGGTAAAGCTCAAGCCAATGCTTTGCGGTCAATTAAGTCAGAGACGATCGCCAAAAAACTGGCCTCAGATGGCACAATAACTGAAGTATCTTCGACTAACCTTCAACAAGGTGACAATATCTATGTAGTAGCGGGTGATATTATTCCTGCCGATGGGGAAGTAATCATGGGTGTTGCTTCAGTCGATGAATCGGCAATTACCGGAGAATCAGCACCAGTCTTAAAAGAATCAGGCTCAGATATTGCCAGTTCTGTAACTGGTGGTACACGAATTATCTCAGACGAGTTGATTATTCGCATCACCGCTGACCCAGGTAAAGGCTTTATTGACCGGATGATTGCCTTATTAGAAGGGAAAAAACGTAGGAAGACACCGAATGAAATTGCCTTGACGGTTTTACTAGCAGTTTTGAGCTTAGTATTTCTATTTGTTGTCGCAACTTTGCCTGTATTTGCCTACTATGTCAAAAGTCCTATCAGTGTACCAATTTTGATTGCTCTATTAGTAGCGCTGATTCCCACAACCATTAGCGGTTTACTCAGCGCCATCGGTATTGCCGGCATGGATAGAGTCGCCCAATTTAACGTCATTGCTACCTCTGGACGAGCAGTAGAAGCTTGTGGAGATGTCAATACCCTAATTCTCGACAAAACAGGTACAATTACTCTCGGCAACCGCTTGGCAGAAGATTTTATTCCAATTAACAATCACTCCATCGAAGAAGTTGCTTATATTGCTTTGGCAGCTAGCGTATTCGATGACACACCCGAAGGCAAATCAATTGTTCGATTGGCACAAAGATTAGGGGCGCGATTTGACTTTGATCCCAACCAATCAGAAGGAGTGGCATTTTCCTCCAAAACACGTATGAGTGGCACAAACTTGTACGGTGGACGGGAAGCCCGCAAGGGAGCAGTAGGAGCAATCAAGGATTTTGTGCGTTCTCGTAACGGAGATGATACTCCAGAACTGGATGCAGCTTATGAACAAGTTTCCCGACAAGGAGGAACACCCTTAGCAGTCTGTCTCGATAGCGAAATTTACGGTGTTATTTATCTCAAAGACGTAGTCAAACCTGGTATCCGCGAGCGTTTTGACCAGTTACGACGAATGGGAGTCCATACAGTTATGTTAACTGGAGACAACCGAATCACCGCTGCGGTGATTGCCAACGAAGCAGGAGTAGATGAGTTTATTGCTGAAGCCACACCAGAAGACAAAATTAGCGTTATTCAAGAAGAACAGGCAAAAGGCAAACTGGTTGCAATGACAGGAGACGGTACTAACGATGCTCCCGCACTAGTACAAGCAAATGTGAGTTTAGTCATGAATACAGGAACTCAAGCTGCCAAAGAAGCAGCCAATATGGTGGATTTAGACTCTGATCCTACAAAATTGATTGATATCGTTAGTATTGGCAAACAATTACTGATTACTCGTGGAGCATTAACTACATTTTCTATTACTAATGATATTGCTAAGTATTTTGCGATTATTCCAGTGATATTTACTGCTGTTAATTTGCAAAGCCTAAATATTATGAATTTAACCAGTGCTAATTCTGGTGTACTTTCGGCACTGATTTACAATGCTTTGATTATTCCTGTTTTAATTCCCTTAGCTTTGAAAGGAGTACAAATTAAACCTCTGAAAGCTAATCAACTGCTGCAACGTAATATCTTAATTTATGGATTAGGTGGAGCGATCGCACCGTTTATTGCTATTAAATTGATAGATATGCTAATTACCGCTGTGGGATTAGCTTAG
- the kdpC gene encoding K(+)-transporting ATPase subunit C: protein MSFIRETLRAIRITLVLWLLTAIIYPLAILVIGQAAFPFQANGSVMVNINAKPIGSTLIGQSFTSERYFHGRPSTVRYSQGKKARPTGISGASNLAPSNPELLNRVIEQANKFEEENIQPSVDLIYTSGSGLDPHISLKTAWQQLERVASARGVKQDEIVPLVNKYTDGRFLWIFGEPGVNVLRLNYALDLQDINRQQN, encoded by the coding sequence ATGTCTTTTATTCGTGAAACTCTTAGAGCAATTCGTATTACTCTTGTGCTTTGGTTGCTGACAGCAATCATTTATCCCCTCGCCATTCTAGTAATAGGTCAAGCTGCCTTTCCCTTTCAAGCTAACGGTAGCGTCATGGTAAATATCAACGCTAAACCGATTGGTTCAACTTTGATTGGTCAGAGTTTTACATCTGAACGATATTTTCATGGTCGTCCCAGTACAGTGAGATATAGCCAAGGCAAAAAAGCTAGACCAACTGGTATCTCTGGTGCTAGTAATCTCGCTCCCAGCAATCCAGAACTATTAAACCGAGTTATTGAACAAGCAAATAAATTTGAAGAAGAAAATATTCAACCCTCAGTAGATTTAATTTATACTTCTGGCTCTGGATTAGATCCACATATTTCCTTAAAAACAGCATGGCAACAATTAGAACGAGTTGCTAGCGCTCGTGGAGTCAAACAAGATGAAATAGTACCTTTAGTTAATAAGTATACTGACGGAAGATTTTTATGGATTTTTGGCGAGCCAGGAGTCAATGTTCTGCGGTTAAATTATGCCCTTGATTTACAAGATATTAATCGTCAACAAAATTAA
- a CDS encoding PEP-CTERM sorting domain-containing protein (PEP-CTERM proteins occur, often in large numbers, in the proteomes of bacteria that also encode an exosortase, a predicted intramembrane cysteine proteinase. The presence of a PEP-CTERM domain at a protein's C-terminus predicts cleavage within the sorting domain, followed by covalent anchoring to some some component of the (usually Gram-negative) cell surface. Many PEP-CTERM proteins exhibit an unusual sequence composition that includes large numbers of potential glycosylation sites. Expression of one such protein has been shown restore the ability of a bacterium to form floc, a type of biofilm.), with translation MFLKKLACVTALSASAIAPFAYTGSAHAISLNYTSGAYRTPGVTNEGAFSENVNNSEFTTIDFNNIQNSFNGNSQVEYTFSQGSYATSPGRTGIFNDQWAPAGASGEVNNSNYLAVFDGNYVSIKARGGGIFNYFGLDAGALSTGNTFELLKGGVTIGKWDYNQLNDIATVVGINMSDQKNGFFEFFSDSLTDNFDEIRLSQVGGGGFESDNHTFHLGTGQFNPDPQDIPEPSVTLGMLAVGGMFLRQRRKQKLQKAN, from the coding sequence ATGTTTCTCAAAAAACTTGCTTGTGTTACTGCTCTTTCTGCATCTGCGATCGCTCCTTTTGCTTACACTGGTTCTGCCCACGCTATTAGCTTGAATTACACTTCTGGTGCTTACCGTACACCAGGTGTAACAAATGAAGGTGCGTTCTCTGAAAATGTCAACAATAGCGAATTTACAACTATTGATTTCAATAACATACAAAATTCGTTTAATGGTAATAGCCAAGTAGAATACACTTTTTCTCAAGGTAGCTATGCTACAAGCCCTGGAAGAACAGGCATTTTTAATGATCAATGGGCTCCTGCTGGCGCTAGTGGGGAAGTAAATAATAGCAATTATTTAGCAGTCTTTGACGGTAATTATGTAAGCATCAAAGCCAGAGGTGGTGGAATCTTCAATTATTTTGGTCTTGATGCAGGTGCTTTAAGCACTGGCAATACTTTTGAACTACTCAAGGGAGGGGTAACAATTGGCAAATGGGACTACAACCAGTTGAACGATATTGCTACGGTTGTGGGTATAAACATGAGCGATCAAAAAAATGGCTTCTTTGAATTTTTCTCCGACAGCTTGACTGACAACTTTGATGAAATCAGGCTTTCCCAAGTTGGAGGCGGTGGATTTGAAAGTGATAACCATACATTTCACCTTGGTACTGGTCAGTTTAACCCCGATCCTCAAGACATACCTGAACCTAGTGTTACTTTAGGGATGCTAGCTGTGGGTGGTATGTTCTTACGCCAACGCCGCAAACAAAAGCTGCAAAAAGCCAATTAA
- a CDS encoding anhydro-N-acetylmuramic acid kinase — protein MHPVGQTTAPIRVIGLISGTSVDGIDAALIEISGTELDLKIELLAGKTYSYPAELKEKILAVGAGEAISMPELAELDDAIACTFAQAAQNIQLNHQSASLIGSHGQTVYHRPPKKAGEAEEHTSTTLSNQKSRKAEGKFSADLGYSLQLGRGDLIAHLTGITTVSNFRAADIAVGGHGAPLVPRVDAFLLSHPQEGRCVQNLGGIGNVAYIPPRRDDWLVKIRGWDTGPANSLLDLAVHHLTAGAKTYDESGEWAASGTPCNPLVEQWLSQDYFHLPPPKSTGRELFGVAYLHQCLQDAKAYQLSPADILATLTELTVASIAHSYQTFLPQMPQRVLLCGGGSRNLYLQQRLQLLLPSIPVLTTDEVGLNADFKEAIAFAVLAYWRQLGLPGNLPAATGAPQEMLLGEIHPSFVN, from the coding sequence ATGCACCCAGTTGGACAAACTACTGCTCCCATACGCGTTATCGGTTTAATCAGTGGCACATCTGTAGACGGTATAGATGCTGCATTGATAGAGATTTCTGGTACAGAGTTAGATCTGAAAATTGAACTGCTAGCAGGAAAAACATATTCTTATCCTGCTGAGTTGAAAGAAAAAATCTTGGCAGTTGGCGCTGGAGAAGCTATTTCAATGCCAGAATTGGCAGAATTAGATGATGCGATCGCTTGTACCTTTGCTCAAGCTGCCCAAAATATTCAACTCAATCACCAAAGCGCTAGTTTAATTGGTTCCCACGGTCAAACTGTCTACCACCGACCACCGAAGAAAGCAGGGGAAGCAGAGGAGCATACTTCGACTACGCTCAGTAACCAGAAAAGCAGAAAAGCAGAGGGGAAATTTAGCGCTGACTTGGGTTACAGTCTGCAACTTGGTCGCGGTGACTTAATTGCTCATCTTACGGGGATTACTACTGTGAGCAATTTTCGTGCTGCTGATATTGCAGTTGGTGGACATGGCGCACCTTTAGTGCCTAGAGTAGATGCTTTTTTACTCAGTCATCCTCAAGAGGGACGCTGTGTACAAAATTTGGGGGGAATCGGGAACGTGGCTTATATTCCCCCTCGTCGTGATGACTGGCTTGTTAAAATTCGCGGTTGGGATACTGGCCCAGCTAATAGTTTGTTGGATTTAGCAGTGCATCATTTAACTGCTGGTGCTAAAACCTATGATGAAAGCGGTGAATGGGCAGCCAGTGGCACTCCCTGTAATCCATTGGTAGAACAATGGCTCAGTCAAGATTACTTTCATTTACCACCGCCTAAGTCTACTGGTAGAGAATTATTTGGTGTGGCTTATCTGCATCAGTGTTTACAAGATGCCAAAGCATATCAACTCAGCCCAGCTGACATATTAGCAACGCTCACAGAACTTACAGTAGCTTCAATTGCTCACAGCTATCAAACTTTTTTACCGCAAATGCCGCAGCGGGTACTACTATGTGGGGGCGGTAGTCGCAACCTGTATTTACAACAAAGATTACAGTTATTATTACCATCCATACCAGTTTTGACTACAGATGAAGTCGGCTTGAATGCAGATTTCAAAGAAGCGATCGCCTTTGCAGTTTTAGCTTATTGGCGGCAATTGGGTCTTCCTGGAAATCTACCTGCTGCTACTGGCGCACCTCAAGAAATGCTTTTGGGAGAAATCCATCCAAGTTTTGTTAATTAA
- a CDS encoding bifunctional folylpolyglutamate synthase/dihydrofolate synthase — MDINSLLQPFQRFGVHLGLSRIVKLLANLGNPHHQVPVIHVAGTNGKGSVCAYLSSVLTEAGYRTGRYTSPHLVDWTERICCNEQPISSEELSEILQQVQAAISLDDEYPTQFEVITAAAWLYFAQQQVDVAVIEVGLGGRLDATNVCSHPLVTIITSISLEHWQQLGPTIADIAREKAGILKPGCMTVVGSLPPDAQKVVRSRVQELQCPMITPQPARLIASGWAEYQTIENSQFIKYPLPLQGQIQLTNSALALAALEVLQKQGWQIPEVAIVSGMAKTKWPGRMQWTNWRNHKLLIDGAHNPAAAQALRNYVDSLNPQSLTWIIGMLSTKEHADIFKVLLRSNEQLYLVPVPDHSSADPIELAKLASDICPELNFCSPYPDLLSALESAFNLTDNLVILCGSLYLVGNFLSTK; from the coding sequence GTGGATATCAATTCTTTACTACAACCCTTTCAACGCTTCGGTGTCCATCTAGGACTCTCACGCATTGTCAAATTGTTAGCAAATCTTGGCAATCCTCATCACCAAGTTCCGGTGATTCATGTTGCTGGTACTAATGGCAAAGGTTCTGTTTGTGCTTATCTTTCTTCGGTGCTAACTGAGGCTGGTTATCGTACAGGGCGCTATACTTCTCCTCATTTAGTTGATTGGACGGAACGTATCTGCTGCAATGAACAGCCAATTTCCTCTGAAGAATTAAGCGAAATATTACAACAAGTCCAAGCCGCGATTAGTCTTGATGATGAGTATCCAACTCAATTTGAAGTAATTACTGCCGCAGCTTGGTTATATTTTGCTCAACAGCAAGTTGATGTAGCAGTGATAGAAGTTGGATTGGGAGGACGCTTGGATGCTACTAATGTCTGTTCCCATCCTTTAGTGACGATTATTACTTCTATTAGTCTTGAACATTGGCAGCAACTAGGCCCTACTATTGCCGATATTGCTAGAGAAAAAGCAGGTATTCTCAAACCCGGATGTATGACTGTAGTTGGTTCATTGCCACCAGATGCCCAAAAAGTTGTGCGATCGCGCGTTCAAGAATTACAATGTCCAATGATCACACCTCAACCTGCTCGTCTAATAGCATCAGGATGGGCAGAATATCAAACCATTGAAAATTCACAATTCATTAAATACCCACTACCGCTACAAGGACAAATTCAGCTAACTAATTCAGCTTTAGCTTTAGCTGCTTTAGAAGTTCTTCAAAAACAGGGTTGGCAAATTCCCGAAGTTGCCATTGTCAGTGGTATGGCTAAAACTAAATGGCCGGGTCGAATGCAATGGACTAATTGGAGAAACCATAAATTATTAATTGATGGCGCTCATAATCCAGCCGCAGCCCAAGCGTTGCGAAATTATGTAGATAGCTTAAATCCTCAAAGCTTAACTTGGATTATCGGTATGCTTTCTACTAAAGAACATGCTGATATTTTTAAAGTTTTACTGCGGTCAAATGAACAATTATATTTAGTACCAGTACCAGATCATAGTTCGGCTGATCCAATTGAATTAGCAAAGTTAGCCAGCGATATTTGTCCAGAACTAAATTTTTGCAGTCCATATCCAGATTTATTATCAGCACTGGAATCAGCTTTTAATTTGACAGATAATTTAGTTATTTTATGTGGTTCTCTTTATTTAGTAGGAAATTTTTTAAGCACAAAATAA
- a CDS encoding photosystem II protein Y has translation MDIDFRVAVVLAPIAIAAGWAVFNIGAAALRQVQGFLDREA, from the coding sequence ATGGATATCGATTTTCGTGTAGCAGTCGTTTTAGCACCAATTGCTATTGCTGCTGGTTGGGCTGTGTTTAATATTGGCGCTGCTGCTTTAAGACAAGTTCAAGGCTTTTTGGACAGAGAAGCCTAA
- a CDS encoding gamma carbonic anhydrase family protein, translated as MSTASYWPSVDFSPAAFVAANAVVIGSVNIAAGVSIWYGAVIRGDVERIDIGECTNIQDGAILHGDPGTPTILEDHVTVGHRAVVHSAYIERGSLIGIGAIILDGVRVGTGSIIGAGAVVTKNVPPLSLVVGIPGRVVRQVTNPEAAELIEHAKRYQKLALVHAGKGTDIGFNSAR; from the coding sequence GTGTCTACCGCTTCTTACTGGCCATCTGTCGATTTTTCTCCAGCAGCCTTCGTTGCAGCTAACGCCGTTGTGATTGGTTCAGTCAACATCGCAGCAGGAGTCAGCATTTGGTATGGAGCAGTGATTAGGGGAGATGTAGAACGCATTGACATTGGTGAATGTACAAACATTCAAGATGGAGCAATTCTACATGGCGATCCTGGTACGCCAACAATTTTAGAAGATCACGTTACTGTAGGGCATCGCGCTGTAGTACATTCTGCTTACATTGAACGTGGTAGTTTGATTGGCATTGGCGCGATCATTTTAGATGGAGTACGAGTGGGTACTGGTAGCATTATTGGTGCTGGTGCAGTAGTAACTAAAAATGTACCTCCTTTATCTTTAGTCGTTGGCATTCCTGGCAGAGTGGTGCGCCAAGTTACAAACCCCGAAGCCGCAGAACTCATTGAACACGCTAAGCGCTACCAAAAGTTAGCCTTGGTTCATGCTGGCAAGGGTACTGATATTGGCTTTAATTCAGCAAGATGA
- a CDS encoding TIGR02652 family protein — translation MNPGLQYPIFGPEIQCPHCRQTIPALTLTDTYLCPRHGAFEANPKTGELIHLQSGRHWRRWNNEWYRQHTHPDGIRFEIHEALDKLYTQGYRATRVIIARRYHELMGGYLERSTPWRSGQPEVTSARLYGLPVDFSPDPSEDPCWEVINFDLEKEPGVPVRYPYFRLFE, via the coding sequence ATGAATCCAGGCTTGCAGTACCCCATATTTGGCCCCGAAATTCAGTGTCCCCACTGTCGTCAGACTATTCCGGCACTGACACTAACAGATACTTATCTATGTCCTCGTCATGGCGCATTTGAAGCTAATCCTAAAACGGGGGAATTGATTCATCTCCAGTCTGGCCGTCATTGGCGGAGGTGGAATAATGAATGGTATCGGCAACATACTCATCCCGATGGTATTCGCTTTGAAATTCATGAAGCACTAGATAAGTTATATACTCAGGGCTACCGAGCAACAAGAGTAATAATTGCTAGACGTTATCACGAATTGATGGGTGGCTATTTAGAGCGCAGCACGCCTTGGCGTTCTGGACAGCCAGAAGTAACATCTGCAAGGTTATATGGCTTACCTGTAGATTTTAGTCCTGATCCGTCAGAAGATCCCTGCTGGGAAGTGATTAATTTTGATTTGGAAAAAGAGCCGGGAGTTCCTGTGCGCTACCCTTATTTCAGATTGTTTGAGTAG
- a CDS encoding VOC family protein translates to MHHASIRTANIHRAIAFYEQLGFTVCERFTTGYTLACWMEGLGGRIELIQIPEPKPAPDAFADEHYVGYYHLSFDVTEITADLPSWLTNVKERMELASKSQPQQLQPLQVLLEPTQQQIGDRIWEVAFIADADGLPLEFIRLLAKLN, encoded by the coding sequence ATGCATCACGCTTCTATTCGGACTGCGAATATTCATCGAGCGATCGCCTTTTATGAACAATTGGGGTTTACAGTTTGTGAACGCTTCACTACAGGCTACACCCTGGCTTGTTGGATGGAAGGACTAGGCGGCAGAATTGAACTAATCCAAATTCCCGAACCAAAACCAGCCCCAGATGCATTTGCAGATGAACATTACGTAGGATATTATCATCTCTCATTTGATGTAACTGAGATCACAGCAGATTTGCCCAGCTGGTTGACAAATGTGAAAGAACGTATGGAATTGGCATCAAAAAGTCAACCACAACAGTTACAACCACTACAAGTGCTTTTAGAACCAACACAGCAGCAGATAGGCGATCGCATCTGGGAAGTCGCTTTTATCGCTGATGCTGATGGTTTACCCTTGGAATTTATTCGATTGTTAGCCAAGCTTAATTAA